One Candidatus Hydrothermales bacterium DNA segment encodes these proteins:
- a CDS encoding CDGSH iron-sulfur domain-containing protein codes for MRINFKKNGPLVINLGKQRKIKIKKGESLEEKDTNVLYLCRCGSSKNQPFCDGSHKESGFIGDEAEIEILE; via the coding sequence ATGAGAATAAATTTTAAAAAGAACGGACCTCTTGTTATTAACCTTGGTAAACAAAGAAAGATTAAAATTAAAAAGGGAGAAAGTTTAGAAGAAAAAGATACAAATGTTCTTTATCTATGTAGATGCGGAAGTAGTAAAAATCAGCCTTTCTGTGACGGCTCCCATAAAGAATCTGGTTTTATCGGTGATGAAGCTGAAATCGAAATTCTGGAATGA